A region of the Hyalangium gracile genome:
GGTCCGAGGCGCACAGGCCTCCCAGGTTCGCCAGCGTGGAGACGATGTTCTCGGGAGCGCGTGAGCGCCCACCCACGGCGGGATCGAACTTGCCGAAGTTGTCGATGCGCCCCAGGTCCATCTGGCGCAGCATTCCCAGGAGCACCACCCCCAGCGCGTCCGCCGTCTGCCGGTTGTACAGGCACGTGTTCAGCATGATCGGCGCGTCCTGCTTGTCCGCGACGGCCATGTGCCAGTGGTTGTACGGCCAGTACAGCAGGTCACCCGGCTTCCCATGGAGGACGATGGCCTCGTCCCGGTACTTCTCGACCACTCCCGGCTCGCACAAGTCCCGCGGCCAGGTCTGCCCGCGCTGGGTGGCCGTGGGTACGCCGCGCTTCTCGAAGAAGTCCGGGGGCCAGATCAACATCGTCTTCTCGCCCTTGAGGATCCAGCTCAGGTTGCTCGCATCGTCGCGGTGCGGCCCGCGCGGCGTCACCCGGTACTTGCCGGAGAAGAGCTCGAGCTCGACGTCGATGGGGACGCCGATCAGCGGGAGCAGCCCGCTCAGGAACTCACGGCTGCGGATCCACAGGTCGGGGTTGTGGACCTGCATGCCGTAGATGACGAACGTCACCTCCTGGTCGGTCGTGATCCGAGAGAGGTAGGGCTCGAGCGTCTCCTCGGCGCGCGGCTGGAAGGTGAAGGCCTCGGCGGGCGTGAGCCTGCGGCCGTTGACATAGACGCTGCGGATGTCGGTCTCCTGGCGCTTCCACGAGGCGCGGATGCCCTCGAAGGCCTCCTCGGGCGTGGCGATCAGGTCGGGCAGGACGTTCCGGAAGACTCCGGGCTTCTTCATCCAGTACTCCTGGACGAAGTGCTCCCAGAACCCCGAGGCAGGGGTGTACCTGGGGTGCTCGACAGGAGCGGAGACGCGGGGCAGAGACTCGAGAGCGGTGGTCACGATGGTCGGTACCTGCTTCAGAGTGAACGGTCCACCCCAGTGTAGCACCGTGCGGGCCCGCGGAACCGCTGGCTGTCCTTCAGGGCAGGGGCGAGGCGTCCACCGTCGGCTTGGAATCCGAGGGAGGCTCGGCTCGCGCCTCGGACGCCTGATTGAGCCGCTCGAGCCGAGGCGACAGCAGCGACGCCAGGCCCACCAGCGCGATGGTCAGCCCGATCAGCAGCACCAGGACGGCGAGCCCCCGGCCCGGCCCTACCCCGACGAGCCCGCCCAGGGTCGACGCCCAGGCTCCCGTGGGGAGCAGCAACGGCTCGAAGATCCGATCCACCAGAGGCCCCATCGCGGCATACGTCAGCAGGCCTGCGACGATGAAGATCGCCTGGCGCCCGGCGAACACCCTCCCCAGCCGGTCGGGTGGAACGATCTGCTGCCACACGCTCTGCCCATAGGCGACCGAGATGGTGCGCAGCGCCATGAGCACGAACGCGGCGCCGCTGATGACCCACGTGCTCTTCGTCCAACCGGTGAGCATCAGGACGAGTCCCGAGAGGACGCACATCACCTGAACGGGCCGGACCCGACGAGACGGCCCGCCCACGGCGACCATTCCCACACTGGCGACCAGCGCGCCCGCTCCCGCGAACGCGATCACCCGGCCCAGCTCGGGCGCGTCGGCGAGCGAGAGGACCATCGGACCGATCAAGCCCATCAGCATCGTCATGGCGATGTTGCCGATGAGCTCGAGCGCCAGGAAGGAACGCAGGCCGGGGACCTCCTTCAAGTAGGCCCAGGTGCGGCCCATCTCCCGGAAGCTGGAGCGCTGTCGAGTGGCCACGCTCTGCACCTGGGCCGGGGCATCCGCCGACGGGACCAGGGCCATCGCTCCGATGGCGAGCACGGCCAGGGCGAGGTTCAGCCAGGCCAGCCCTGCCAGTCCCAGGGATGCGAGGAGGAACCCGCAAGCGAGGGGGCCGAGGATCTCGCTGATGGCGATGGCCACCTGGAGCGCACCGTTGCGCCGAGCCAGCTCGCGGTCCGCGGCCCGGTGCGCCAGCAGGGCCAGCATCGGCGGCGACTGGATGAACTCGAACGCCGAGATCCCCGCGACGGCCACGTACATCGCCCAGAGCGCGATCTCCGACTTCAGGAACACCAGCGCCAGCGCGAGGCTGAAGATGGCCCAGCCGATCCGCTCGAGGAACAACGTCCGTCGCGGCCCCATGCGGTCCGTCAGGCTGCCCGCGATGGGCGCGAGGATGAGCCCTGGGGCAATGGCGAAGATCTGGGTGATGACGACCGGCGTCACCTGTCCGGTCTGCTCGAAGATGGAGACCCCGATCGCGAAGGTGAACATCGCCCCGCCGAACCAGGTCGCCAGCATCGACAGCCAGAGCCCGACCATGGTGCGGGACAGGAGCCTGCCGGAGGCTGGGGCTTCGGAGCCCTCTTGCCGGGTCTCTGTCATGGCCTCACTGGGACGGCTCTTGGACCGGGAGATCTCGAGCCACCATCTCCTCGAACGACTCGCGCCTGCGGATCAGCCGAGCCTGCCCCCGCTCATCCACCATGACCACGGCGGCGCGGGGAAAGGCCCAGGCGCTCTCGTACGAGAGGAAGTACGCGCCAGCGCTGGCGATGGCTAGCACGTCCCCGACCTTCAACTCGGGCAGCTCGAGCCCCTCGACGAGGACATCGGACGGCGTGCAGAGCGGCCCCGTCAGGGTGTAGCGGCGACGGTGCGGGCGCTGCTCGCCGACCAGGGAGATCTCATGACGCTCGCCTCCCATGGGCCGGGTGCCCGTCGAGGGCCCCGAGGTCGTGATCGCGTAGGTGACACCGCTGAACTCCTTCACGTCGAGCACCTCGAGCAACAAGGTCTGGGCCTCGCCCAGGAGCGCGCGGCCTGGCTCGACGATCAGCGTCGGGAGCGGAAGTGACTGGGCCTGGAACTCCTGGCGGATCGCCTTCCCGATCGCCTCCGCCACGGACGCGATGGAGTGGACGGGAGGCGTCCGCAGGAAGCGCGGCGTCTCTCCCGGCAGCAGGAAGCTGTAGGCGGCCTCCCATCGCGTCAGGCGCTGCACGGTGGGGACGCCGAACCCTCCGCCCAGATCCAACGTAGAGATCGTGACGCCGGCTTCGCGCCGCAGACGCGACGCGAGCTCCGCGAGGTCCTTGATCGCCTGCAGGTAAGACTCCGCTCCCGCGAGGTTGCTGCCAACCTGGACCTGGAAGGCCTCGAAGCGGAGCAACGGGTGCTTGCGGATCTCCTGCGCCGCTCGAAGGATCTGGTCCGGCTCGATGCCGAACTGGTTCTTCCATCCCCGAGTCGGACGGACCCGGCAGCCCAGCCGGAGCTCGCGGCCATGCGTGGACACCGCCTTCGCCACCGTGGCGATCTCGCCCGGGGAGTCGATGTTGAGCAGCCGGACGCCCGTGGCCGCGCAGCGGTCGATCAGCTCCGGCCGCTTCCCAGGACCATTGACGATCGTCTCCCCCGGAGGGACTCCCAACTGCCCGGCCAGCCACAGCTCGAACGGCGAGACGACCTCCGCGCCGATTCCCTCGGTGTGCAGGAGCTTCAGCACCTGGGGAACAGGGTTGGTCTTGAAGGAGACGTAGACCTCCGCCGGCTCATAGCTCTTGAGGAAGGCCTGCCGGAGGGCACGAGCGTTCTGGAGGAGCGCCTCGCGGTCGACTACGTGAAGCGGCGTGCCGAACTCCCGCGCGAGCGCGAGCCCATCGATGGCAGCCATCAACGGGCTCCGGGCGTTGGGGCACTCGGCCCGGGCAGCAGCGGACCGCGCAGGTGCAGCCACGTCAACCGCGGCCTGAAGCCGAGCTGCTCATTCAGGCGTCGCATCGCCGTGTTCTGGGCTTCGGGCTCGGCACGCAGCTCGCGCAATCCCGCGGCGCGCGCGGCCTGGATCTGCGCCGTCTTCAACGCCCGGCCGACCCCGCGTCGTCTCCAGTCCCGCCGCACCCCAGTCATCCGGTGCTCGGCGATTCCGGGCTCGGAGTCGTCCAGGAGCGCGTAGCCGATCACCTCGTCACCGGCGAACGCAACGAAGGACAGCTCGCGCAGGATGCCGGGCCCGAGCATTCGCCGCTGCCAGCCCTCGAGCGGGAGCGAGGCGATCGGCTCCGCGGTGGGGACGTCCTGGTCGATCTCGGTGGCAACCGGGTGAACGACCGGATCGAGCTCGGCGGCGTACGGCACCAAGCGCACGCCCTCCGGGCAGGAGTGCTCCACCCGCGCCTGATCGAGCGTGAGCGCCACCTCCTCCACTCGGAGCACCTCCTGGAACCCGCGCTTGCCGAGAAACGCCCTCGAGTCGGCGTCGTCGAGACGCACGATGGTGTAGAAGCCGGTCCTCCCGATCCGCTCCGCATGCCTCGAGACGGCGGCGAACAGCGCCGAGCCCACGCCGCGGTGACGATGCGCCTTCAACACACGGACGCTGACGAAGGCGACCCGCGCATCGCGGTTGTCGTGGAAGCGTCGGGCGGTGGCCGTCCCGACAGGTGCTCCGTCCACCACCGCGAGCAAGTCGATGCGGTCGTCCTGGCGCGTTTCGGAGAAGTGCTGCTCGCTCGAGATGGGCGTGTCCGGATGGATCTGGTTGCGGACGGCGATGTAGCGATCGCGCTCGGCGGCCGTCTCGACCGGAAGGATCTGGAGCATGCGGGCGGACATCAGAGCATCCGGCTTTGCGGTGCACAAGAAGTGCTAGCATCGCCCGGCTCTGCCAGCTCTGGATGATTCACGATGAGTTCCCCCCCGGGCGCAAACGAACCTGCGCGAGTCCCGACCCATGGAGCTTCCGCCGAGGCGATCGCACAGGCACTCCTGGCGGTGGAGGCGGGGCTCTCTCTCGAGTCGCTCGCCCCATCGTCGAGAGAGGCGGTGCGAGCGGTGCGCCCGCTCGTGCGTCCGCTGGGAGCGCGAGACGCGGGCTCCGCGTACGACCGGGTGGCCGAAGCCCTCGGTGCACCTGCCGTCTCAGCGGCACTGGCCGGCCTGGCGAGCGCGGTCCGGGACATCGGTCTGGCCACCGACAGCGCGCTGGTGGGTGAGCTCCTGAAGGATGGGGAGAAGGAGCGCAAGGACCTCAGCCGCGACGAGTACGATCTGCATCGCGACTGGGGCCTCGCCCTCTTGTGCCGATTCCACCGGTACTTCTCCGAGGGAGGCTTTCTCATCGAGCAGCTCGCGCTCTCTGGGACAGCGCCCAAGCAGGTCGGCGCCGGGGAAGCGCCAGACCGGATGCGTGCGCGCTTCGAGGCGAAGCTCGCGAAGTCCGCTCCGAACCTCCGGATCCTCACCTATACTGGCAGCGGAAGCGACGCGGTCAACGCGGTCTATGAGATCGCCCGAATCTGCGGCGAGCGACGCCTGGCCCGGTCCCGGATGCCGAACACGGGTGCATCCGGGCAGCGGAGCCCTGGCGTGGCCTTCTTCTCCCGCTCATATGGAGGAGGTCGTGGCCCTTCGCGCGAGATGAACCTGAATGGATGGCCCGACCTGAGACGCGGAGGGGCCTCTCCATACCGACTATGGGCGCCCAATCTGGACGGCAACGCTCCCACGGAGAGCCGGGTGCAGGAGGTGGAGGCGCTCGAGGAGCAGGCACTGCGGCGGATCCGGGAGCTGGCCGCGAGCACGGAGACGCCGCTCGGCGCCATCGTGATCGAGGTCGTGCAGGGGCCAGGCGGTGTGCTCACCTTCCGCGCCGACTTTCTCCGTCGCCTTCGAGCGCTGGCCGATGAGCTGGAGCTTCCCCTCATCGCGGACGAGGTCCTGACGTGCGGAGGCCGCACGGGGCGCTTCTTCTCGTACGAGCACTTCGATTTCATCCCGGACTACGTCACGTTCGCCAAGGGCCTTCAGGTCAACGGTATCGCGGTGGTCACGCGCCAGGGCCAGAAGGAGTCCCAGCGAGTCGAGAGTCTGGGCGACGACTTCGGAGTGGCGCACCCCATCGACTACCTGAAGGGAGAGAGAGTCCTCCAGGCGCTGGAGGACGACCGACTCATCGAGCGTGCCACGGAGGTGGGCCGGATCGTCTCGACGCTCCTCGCGACGATCCAGGAGTGGCACGGGAAGCCGCGCGAGGTGGGCGTTGCCGGGGCGATGCTGAACTGGCGCCGCCCTCCGGAGATCACCTATCTCGCGCTCAACGAGCCCATCTCGCCCATTCCGTTTGGCGAGACCGCGCCCATGGTCCGCGAGCGCATGCAGGTCGCACTCGACATCACCACCGGGGCCCTGGGCCGAATGTTCTGGGTCGCCAGCAGGTGGCAGCATGTCGGGGCGGGAGTTCCTCCGCTGGAGCTCCTCATGAACGTTCTGGGCGAACCGCCGGACCTTCGCGAGGAGTTGGCCAACCTGGAACCGGTCCGTGGCGAGGAACATGACGCCGTGCAGGTCGCACTGGCCACGCTGGCCGTGAAGGGTGGCCTGCCTCGTGACGCACTGGCTCCGCAGCTTGGGTCCGTGGTCGAACAGCTTCTCCAGACGGGAGAGAACCTCTCGCCCACGCGCTCGACGGAGGTGCTGACCTATCGCACGGTGCAGGCGGTCGGGATGGAGCCGGTGCGGAAAGCGCTGGAGGCGCTCGCGGCGGCAGTCGCGGTGGGAGTGGCTCGCCCTTCGACGACGTGGGCCCGCTCAGGCGCCAAGGTACCGCTGATCCATCCCTGCCATCCCGCCTTTCGGCGGGGAACGTTCGCGCTCGGAGCGTTGCTGGATGCGGGGCAGAACTACTCCCTCTTCCGGGGGGACTCGCCATCGGGAGCGCGGGCGCGCTTCGAGACGGTGCTCAAGGCCGCCGTTCCGAACCTCCGGCCCGTCGAGCCCGCCAACGATCCGTCGGAGGCAATCCGGCTGATGTTCGAGCTTGCGCGCGAGCTGGGCCTCCGCCGACTGGGCGTGAGCGAGATCGACGCCCTCGGCGGACGAGAGCCCAAGCCCGCTTTCTTCTGGGGCGGCAGGGGCGCCGGGCGAGGCCCCGGTGCCGCGCTGCGCTCGGAGGCTCTCGCACGGAGCGCCGGAGCAGAGCCCCTGAGCACCTACGCCCTTCCTGATCCGACGTTCCGTCCGGGTGACGCCAGCAGCCTCCAGGCCATGTCCCGCGTGGAGGAAGCCGAGCGTGCGGCGCTGGAACGGATTCGCCAGCTCGCCAGCGATCCGGAACATCCCCTCGGAGCGATCTACCTCGAGCCGGTTCGAACCGAACGGGAGCTGC
Encoded here:
- a CDS encoding MFS transporter, giving the protein MTETRQEGSEAPASGRLLSRTMVGLWLSMLATWFGGAMFTFAIGVSIFEQTGQVTPVVITQIFAIAPGLILAPIAGSLTDRMGPRRTLFLERIGWAIFSLALALVFLKSEIALWAMYVAVAGISAFEFIQSPPMLALLAHRAADRELARRNGALQVAIAISEILGPLACGFLLASLGLAGLAWLNLALAVLAIGAMALVPSADAPAQVQSVATRQRSSFREMGRTWAYLKEVPGLRSFLALELIGNIAMTMLMGLIGPMVLSLADAPELGRVIAFAGAGALVASVGMVAVGGPSRRVRPVQVMCVLSGLVLMLTGWTKSTWVISGAAFVLMALRTISVAYGQSVWQQIVPPDRLGRVFAGRQAIFIVAGLLTYAAMGPLVDRIFEPLLLPTGAWASTLGGLVGVGPGRGLAVLVLLIGLTIALVGLASLLSPRLERLNQASEARAEPPSDSKPTVDASPLP
- a CDS encoding aminotransferase class III-fold pyridoxal phosphate-dependent enzyme, with translation MRAVRPLVRPLGARDAGSAYDRVAEALGAPAVSAALAGLASAVRDIGLATDSALVGELLKDGEKERKDLSRDEYDLHRDWGLALLCRFHRYFSEGGFLIEQLALSGTAPKQVGAGEAPDRMRARFEAKLAKSAPNLRILTYTGSGSDAVNAVYEIARICGERRLARSRMPNTGASGQRSPGVAFFSRSYGGGRGPSREMNLNGWPDLRRGGASPYRLWAPNLDGNAPTESRVQEVEALEEQALRRIRELAASTETPLGAIVIEVVQGPGGVLTFRADFLRRLRALADELELPLIADEVLTCGGRTGRFFSYEHFDFIPDYVTFAKGLQVNGIAVVTRQGQKESQRVESLGDDFGVAHPIDYLKGERVLQALEDDRLIERATEVGRIVSTLLATIQEWHGKPREVGVAGAMLNWRRPPEITYLALNEPISPIPFGETAPMVRERMQVALDITTGALGRMFWVASRWQHVGAGVPPLELLMNVLGEPPDLREELANLEPVRGEEHDAVQVALATLAVKGGLPRDALAPQLGSVVEQLLQTGENLSPTRSTEVLTYRTVQAVGMEPVRKALEALAAAVAVGVARPSTTWARSGAKVPLIHPCHPAFRRGTFALGALLDAGQNYSLFRGDSPSGARARFETVLKAAVPNLRPVEPANDPSEAIRLMFELARELGLRRLGVSEIDALGGREPKPAFFWGGRGAGRGPGAALRSEALARSAGAEPLSTYALPDPTFRPGDASSLQAMSRVEEAERAALERIRQLASDPEHPLGAIYLEPVRTERELRFHRPEFLRNLRALANELKIAIIADELDTAGGRAGSFFAFQRTELVPDYVVYGGLPQCGVAFIERAGNDSLRIKNLGMTTAGGTAADYHASAEILRVVTEEHLWKRALRAERAARQEGLPAFGALVERAGEVVTQPLDTLPPCPD
- a CDS encoding diaminopimelate decarboxylase family protein produces the protein MAAIDGLALAREFGTPLHVVDREALLQNARALRQAFLKSYEPAEVYVSFKTNPVPQVLKLLHTEGIGAEVVSPFELWLAGQLGVPPGETIVNGPGKRPELIDRCAATGVRLLNIDSPGEIATVAKAVSTHGRELRLGCRVRPTRGWKNQFGIEPDQILRAAQEIRKHPLLRFEAFQVQVGSNLAGAESYLQAIKDLAELASRLRREAGVTISTLDLGGGFGVPTVQRLTRWEAAYSFLLPGETPRFLRTPPVHSIASVAEAIGKAIRQEFQAQSLPLPTLIVEPGRALLGEAQTLLLEVLDVKEFSGVTYAITTSGPSTGTRPMGGERHEISLVGEQRPHRRRYTLTGPLCTPSDVLVEGLELPELKVGDVLAIASAGAYFLSYESAWAFPRAAVVMVDERGQARLIRRRESFEEMVARDLPVQEPSQ
- a CDS encoding GNAT family N-acetyltransferase, which encodes MSARMLQILPVETAAERDRYIAVRNQIHPDTPISSEQHFSETRQDDRIDLLAVVDGAPVGTATARRFHDNRDARVAFVSVRVLKAHRHRGVGSALFAAVSRHAERIGRTGFYTIVRLDDADSRAFLGKRGFQEVLRVEEVALTLDQARVEHSCPEGVRLVPYAAELDPVVHPVATEIDQDVPTAEPIASLPLEGWQRRMLGPGILRELSFVAFAGDEVIGYALLDDSEPGIAEHRMTGVRRDWRRRGVGRALKTAQIQAARAAGLRELRAEPEAQNTAMRRLNEQLGFRPRLTWLHLRGPLLPGPSAPTPGAR